A genomic window from Aricia agestis chromosome 8, ilAriAges1.1, whole genome shotgun sequence includes:
- the LOC121729758 gene encoding SPRY domain-containing protein 7, with product MFCCFKYCVDGFSLTPSVPIRIKRNPVQLDTLHMGQEVVVVKGGTRVCGSGCALGNAPLVQNKAYFEVKLQQGGVWAVGLATRETDLNRVHGGVDKDSWCLNSDGTVRNDNNELYHLKPAPRDSPTEILVSTGSTDDIDQTENEKPESEKENDRAIMPGEGDVIGVVYDHVELNFFLNGKNLEIPVRNIRGTVYPALYVDDGAILDIILDNFRYPPPSGYEKIMVEQSLL from the exons ATGTTTTgctgttttaaatattgtgttgaCGGCTTCTCGCTAACGCCCAGTGTTCCTATACGAATAAAACGAAATCCGGTGCAACTTGATACTTTGCATATGG GCCAAGAAGTAGTGGTGGTAAAGGGCGGAACTCGTGTTTGTGGTTCGGGTTGTGCCCTGGGCAACGCACCGCTAGTCCAAAACAAAGCCTATTTTGAAGTTAAACTGCAGCAGGGTGGAGTTTGGGCTGTTGGTCTTGCTACTAGAGAAACAGACTTAAATAGAGTGCATG GTGGTGTTGATAAGGACTCATGGTGCTTAAACAGCGACGGTACAGTCAGAAATGACAACAATGAACTTTATCATCTTAAACCGGCACCAAGAGATTCTCCAACAGAAATTCTCGTATCCACTGGTTCCACAGACGACATAGATCAGACAGAGAATGAAAAACCGGAGAGCGAGAAGGAAAATGACAGAGCTATAATGCCAGGAGAGGGAGATGTAATAGGAGTTGTGTATGATCATGTGGAGTTGAATTTCTTCTTGAATGGAAAAAATTTGGAGATTCCAGTGAGAAATATCAGAGGAACTGTATACCCTGCCCTCTATG TGGATGATGGTGCTATCTTGGACATAATTCTAGACAACTTCAGATACCCACCACCCTCGGGCTACGAGAAGATCATGGTGGAACAGTCACTGCTTTAA
- the LOC121729759 gene encoding uncharacterized protein LOC121729759 produces the protein MKQLLLLSVLAVAHAQFQNGRILEPPVPSQCVQRIIHERYSDNKGYFFSWRDPSLRNVEYDWLTARNYCRQRCMDLVSLETSDENEWVKARITQDKVKYIWTSGRLCDFKGCNRPDLLPNEINGWFWTAELQKLAPTTNRQQNDWSEGGGIGKPQPDNRELIQGGAAEHCVAILNNFYNDGVHWHDVACHHVKPFVCEENDALLKYVRYTNPNLRV, from the exons ATGAAGCAGCTCCTCCTCCTCTCCGTGCTGGCGGTTGCGCACGCGCAGTTCCAAAATGGCCGCATCCTGGAACCACCTGTACCCTCGCAGTGCGTGCAGAGGATCATACACGAGAGATACTCCGACA aCAAGGGTTACTTCTTTTCATGGCGGGATCCGTCTCTTCGCAACGTCGAATACGACTGGCTAACCGCAAGGAACTACTGTCGCCAGCGCTGCATGGACCTCGTCTCCTTGGAAACCAGCGACGAAAACGAATGGGTCAAAGCCAGAATTACacaagataag GTGAAATACATCTGGACGTCTGGTCGTCTCTGCGACTTCAAGGGCTGCAACCGGCCCGACCTGCTGCCCAACGAGATCAACGGCTGGTTCTGGACGGCCGAGCTGCAGAAGTTGGCGCCCACCACCAACAGACAGCAGAACGACTGGTCTGAAGGCGGCGGCATCGGCAAACCTCAGCCAGATAACAGA GAGCTCATCCAAGGAGGAGCGGCGGAACACTGCGTGGCCATCTTGAACAACTTCTACAACGATGGCGTGCACTGGCACGACGTCGCCTGCCACCACGTGAAGCCATTCGTGTGCGAGGAGAACGACGCCCTCCTCAAATACGTCCGCTACACCAACCCCAACTTGAGAGTTTAA
- the LOC121729396 gene encoding peptidyl-prolyl cis-trans isomerase NIMA-interacting 4 has translation MPPKKQADKGKSSGGKNSEAKESAGKEKKGGTAIKVRHILCEKQSKCLEALEKLKAGQKFPDVAAAYSEDKARSGGDLGWMTRGSMVGPFQDAAFALPISTVASPVYTDPPIKTKFGYHIIMVEGKK, from the exons atgCCACCTAAAAAGCAAGCAGACAAGGGAAAATCGAGTGGTGGCAAAAATAGCGAAGCAAAAG aatccGCAGGAAAGGAGAAAAAAGGTGGCACCGCCATTAAAGTCCGTCACATACTCTGCGAAAAGCAATCTAAGTGCTTAGAAGCCCTGGAAAAACTAAAAGCCGGTCAGAAATTTCCTGATGTAGCTGCCGCCTACAGCGAGGATAAAGCCCGTTCAGGCGGTGACCTAGGTTGGATGACCCGGGGCTCTATGGTGGGACCATTTCAAGATGCAGCATTTGCTTTACCAATATCAACAGTAGCAAGTCCAGTGTACACAGACCCCCCTATCAAAACAAAGTTTGGATACCACATTATCATGGTCGAGGGTAAAAAATGA